One stretch of Anguilla anguilla isolate fAngAng1 chromosome 5, fAngAng1.pri, whole genome shotgun sequence DNA includes these proteins:
- the bdnf gene encoding brain-derived neurotrophic factor isoform X4, whose amino-acid sequence MFHQVRRVMTILFLTMVISYFSCMKAAPMRDAAAMRGHRAEGYLGATAAQSHGTLESGGGAQRRGLPSLTDTFEQVIEELLEVEGEAQLTGSGPGDKNQGDVVAESKDVDLYASRVMISNQVPLEPPLLFLLEEYKNYLDAANMSMRVRRHSDPSRRGELSVCDSISQWVTAVDKKTAIDMSGQTVTVLEKVPVPNGQLKQYFYETKCNPMGYTKDGCRGIDKRHYNSQCRTTQSFVRALTMDSKKKIGWRFIRIDTSCVCTLTIKRGR is encoded by the coding sequence TTCCACCAGGTGAGAAGAGTGATGACCATCCTGTTCCTTACTATGGTAATTTCGTACTTCAGTTGCATGAAAGCTGCCCCCATGAGAGACGCCGCCGCGATGCGGGGGCACAGAGCAGAGGGCTACCTGGGAGCGACGGCGGCACAGAGCCATGGGACTCTAgagagcgggggcggggcccagcgCAGGGGGCTGCCGTCACTCACGGACACATTCGAGCAGGTGAtcgaggagctgctggaggtcGAGGGGGAGGCACAGCTGACCGGCAGCGGGCCCGGTGACAAGAACCAGGGGGACGTCGTGGCGGAGTCCAAAGACGTCGACTTGTACGCGTCGCGGGTGATGATCAGCAACCAAGTGCCTTTGGAGCCAccacttctctttctcttggAGGAATACAAAAACTACCTGGACGCAGCCAACATGTCCATGAGGGTTCGACGACACTCTGACCCGTCACGGCGTGGAGAGCTGAGCGTGTGTGACAGTATTAGCCAGTGGGTGACGGCCGTGGATAAAAAGACGGCTATAGACATGTCTGGGCAGACAGTCACAGTTCTGGAGAAAGTCCCGGTGCCCAATGGCCAACTGAAGCAATACTTTTACGAGACCAAATGCAACCCAATGGGATACACAAAAGATGGCTGCCGGGGAATAGACAAGCGTCACTACAACTCGCAATGTCGGACAACCCAGTCGTTCGTGCGGGCGCTCACCATGGATAGCAAAAAGAAAATCGGTTGGCGATTTATAAGGATAGACACTTCCTGTGTATGCACATTGACCATTAAAAGGGGAAGATAG
- the bdnf gene encoding brain-derived neurotrophic factor isoform X2 codes for MQDKELIQNRWALEMENRFHQVRRVMTILFLTMVISYFSCMKAAPMRDAAAMRGHRAEGYLGATAAQSHGTLESGGGAQRRGLPSLTDTFEQVIEELLEVEGEAQLTGSGPGDKNQGDVVAESKDVDLYASRVMISNQVPLEPPLLFLLEEYKNYLDAANMSMRVRRHSDPSRRGELSVCDSISQWVTAVDKKTAIDMSGQTVTVLEKVPVPNGQLKQYFYETKCNPMGYTKDGCRGIDKRHYNSQCRTTQSFVRALTMDSKKKIGWRFIRIDTSCVCTLTIKRGR; via the coding sequence TTCCACCAGGTGAGAAGAGTGATGACCATCCTGTTCCTTACTATGGTAATTTCGTACTTCAGTTGCATGAAAGCTGCCCCCATGAGAGACGCCGCCGCGATGCGGGGGCACAGAGCAGAGGGCTACCTGGGAGCGACGGCGGCACAGAGCCATGGGACTCTAgagagcgggggcggggcccagcgCAGGGGGCTGCCGTCACTCACGGACACATTCGAGCAGGTGAtcgaggagctgctggaggtcGAGGGGGAGGCACAGCTGACCGGCAGCGGGCCCGGTGACAAGAACCAGGGGGACGTCGTGGCGGAGTCCAAAGACGTCGACTTGTACGCGTCGCGGGTGATGATCAGCAACCAAGTGCCTTTGGAGCCAccacttctctttctcttggAGGAATACAAAAACTACCTGGACGCAGCCAACATGTCCATGAGGGTTCGACGACACTCTGACCCGTCACGGCGTGGAGAGCTGAGCGTGTGTGACAGTATTAGCCAGTGGGTGACGGCCGTGGATAAAAAGACGGCTATAGACATGTCTGGGCAGACAGTCACAGTTCTGGAGAAAGTCCCGGTGCCCAATGGCCAACTGAAGCAATACTTTTACGAGACCAAATGCAACCCAATGGGATACACAAAAGATGGCTGCCGGGGAATAGACAAGCGTCACTACAACTCGCAATGTCGGACAACCCAGTCGTTCGTGCGGGCGCTCACCATGGATAGCAAAAAGAAAATCGGTTGGCGATTTATAAGGATAGACACTTCCTGTGTATGCACATTGACCATTAAAAGGGGAAGATAG
- the lin7c gene encoding protein lin-7 homolog C, with product MASLAEPVRLERDISRAIELLDKLQRTGEVPPQKLQALQRVLQSEFCNAVREVYEHVYETVDINSSPEVRANATAKATVAAFAASEGHSHPRVVELPKTEEGLGFNIMGGKEQNSPIYISRIIPGGIADRHGGLKRGDQLLSVNGVSVEGEHHEKAVELLKAAQGTVKLVVRYTPKVLEEMESRFEKMRSAKRRQQNSYPQ from the exons ATGGCTTCGTTGGCTGAACCTGTCAGACTGGAAAGAG ACATCTCTCGGGCCATCGAGCTGTTAGACAAGTTACAGAGGACTGGTGAGGTTCCACCCCAGAAACTCCAGGCACTGCAGAGGGTCCTCCAGAGTGAATTCTGCAATGCTGTGCGAGAG GTGTATGAACATGTGTATGAGACGGTGGACATTAATAGCAGCCCGGAGGTCAGAGCCAATGCTACTGCTAag GCCACAGTGGCAGCGTTCGCAGCGAGCGAGGGGCACTCCCACCCCCGGGTCGTGGAACTTCCCAAGACCGAGGAGGGCCTGGGCTTCAACATCATGGGGGGGAAGGAGCAGAACTCCCCCATCTACATTTCCCGCATAATACCTGGCGGGATTGCGGATCGGCATGGTGGCTTGAAGAGGGGGGACCAGCTACTGTCCGTCAACGGAGTG AGCGTGGAAGGCGAGCATCACGAGAAGGCTGTGGAGCTCCTGAAGGCCGCGCAGGGCACGGTCAAGCTGGTGGTGAGGTACACCCCCAAGGTGCTGGAGGAGATGGAGTCTCGCTTCGAGAAGATGAGGTCCGCCAAACGCCGACAGCAGAATAGCTATCCCCAGTAG
- the bdnf gene encoding brain-derived neurotrophic factor isoform X7, which translates to MTILFLTMVISYFSCMKAAPMRDAAAMRGHRAEGYLGATAAQSHGTLESGGGAQRRGLPSLTDTFEQVIEELLEVEGEAQLTGSGPGDKNQGDVVAESKDVDLYASRVMISNQVPLEPPLLFLLEEYKNYLDAANMSMRVRRHSDPSRRGELSVCDSISQWVTAVDKKTAIDMSGQTVTVLEKVPVPNGQLKQYFYETKCNPMGYTKDGCRGIDKRHYNSQCRTTQSFVRALTMDSKKKIGWRFIRIDTSCVCTLTIKRGR; encoded by the coding sequence ATGACCATCCTGTTCCTTACTATGGTAATTTCGTACTTCAGTTGCATGAAAGCTGCCCCCATGAGAGACGCCGCCGCGATGCGGGGGCACAGAGCAGAGGGCTACCTGGGAGCGACGGCGGCACAGAGCCATGGGACTCTAgagagcgggggcggggcccagcgCAGGGGGCTGCCGTCACTCACGGACACATTCGAGCAGGTGAtcgaggagctgctggaggtcGAGGGGGAGGCACAGCTGACCGGCAGCGGGCCCGGTGACAAGAACCAGGGGGACGTCGTGGCGGAGTCCAAAGACGTCGACTTGTACGCGTCGCGGGTGATGATCAGCAACCAAGTGCCTTTGGAGCCAccacttctctttctcttggAGGAATACAAAAACTACCTGGACGCAGCCAACATGTCCATGAGGGTTCGACGACACTCTGACCCGTCACGGCGTGGAGAGCTGAGCGTGTGTGACAGTATTAGCCAGTGGGTGACGGCCGTGGATAAAAAGACGGCTATAGACATGTCTGGGCAGACAGTCACAGTTCTGGAGAAAGTCCCGGTGCCCAATGGCCAACTGAAGCAATACTTTTACGAGACCAAATGCAACCCAATGGGATACACAAAAGATGGCTGCCGGGGAATAGACAAGCGTCACTACAACTCGCAATGTCGGACAACCCAGTCGTTCGTGCGGGCGCTCACCATGGATAGCAAAAAGAAAATCGGTTGGCGATTTATAAGGATAGACACTTCCTGTGTATGCACATTGACCATTAAAAGGGGAAGATAG
- the bdnf gene encoding brain-derived neurotrophic factor isoform X3 → MRLFHQVRRVMTILFLTMVISYFSCMKAAPMRDAAAMRGHRAEGYLGATAAQSHGTLESGGGAQRRGLPSLTDTFEQVIEELLEVEGEAQLTGSGPGDKNQGDVVAESKDVDLYASRVMISNQVPLEPPLLFLLEEYKNYLDAANMSMRVRRHSDPSRRGELSVCDSISQWVTAVDKKTAIDMSGQTVTVLEKVPVPNGQLKQYFYETKCNPMGYTKDGCRGIDKRHYNSQCRTTQSFVRALTMDSKKKIGWRFIRIDTSCVCTLTIKRGR, encoded by the coding sequence TTCCACCAGGTGAGAAGAGTGATGACCATCCTGTTCCTTACTATGGTAATTTCGTACTTCAGTTGCATGAAAGCTGCCCCCATGAGAGACGCCGCCGCGATGCGGGGGCACAGAGCAGAGGGCTACCTGGGAGCGACGGCGGCACAGAGCCATGGGACTCTAgagagcgggggcggggcccagcgCAGGGGGCTGCCGTCACTCACGGACACATTCGAGCAGGTGAtcgaggagctgctggaggtcGAGGGGGAGGCACAGCTGACCGGCAGCGGGCCCGGTGACAAGAACCAGGGGGACGTCGTGGCGGAGTCCAAAGACGTCGACTTGTACGCGTCGCGGGTGATGATCAGCAACCAAGTGCCTTTGGAGCCAccacttctctttctcttggAGGAATACAAAAACTACCTGGACGCAGCCAACATGTCCATGAGGGTTCGACGACACTCTGACCCGTCACGGCGTGGAGAGCTGAGCGTGTGTGACAGTATTAGCCAGTGGGTGACGGCCGTGGATAAAAAGACGGCTATAGACATGTCTGGGCAGACAGTCACAGTTCTGGAGAAAGTCCCGGTGCCCAATGGCCAACTGAAGCAATACTTTTACGAGACCAAATGCAACCCAATGGGATACACAAAAGATGGCTGCCGGGGAATAGACAAGCGTCACTACAACTCGCAATGTCGGACAACCCAGTCGTTCGTGCGGGCGCTCACCATGGATAGCAAAAAGAAAATCGGTTGGCGATTTATAAGGATAGACACTTCCTGTGTATGCACATTGACCATTAAAAGGGGAAGATAG